A window of the Eremothecium cymbalariae DBVPG#7215 chromosome 5, complete sequence genome harbors these coding sequences:
- the NPC2 gene encoding sterol transporter (similar to Ashbya gossypii AER201C) encodes MCINPPSNYHFERSASGCRTSLPPAFRVLLTITYILLQHSKSITGTTKEPPRILYLVTAITLLSMKILFGLLATISCISAISLYLKIDDGDYLADYDQSYEYYNDFEDELPRADYALLEEFENMLLDSRTSVTEGFTKPIPGDSPLEKCDLAEEQSLEIHYIDLTPNPPERGANLTIDAEGVLYSTVDEGSYVMVEVRLGYIKLLTQTFDLCEQLEENDLGYECPLLPGTYTISETVEIPVQVPPGKYTVQVRAFTGDDQEVACLTGNVLFPPV; translated from the coding sequence ATGTGTATAAACCCACCTTCTAATTATCATTTTGAACGTAGCGCTTCTGGCTGTCGCACCTCCCTCCCCCCTGCATTCCGCGTCCTTTTGACGATAACGTACATATTATTACAACACTCCAAATCAATAACTGGAACGACTAAAGAACCCCCTagaatattatatttggTTACTGCTATTACCCTGTTGTCtatgaagatattatttggaCTTTTGGCGACGATATCGTGCATTTCAGCCATCAGCTTGTACCTGAAGATTGATGATGGTGACTACTTGGCGGACTACGATCAATCATATGAGTATTATAATGATTTCGAGGATGAATTGCCCAGAGCAGATTATGCATTATTGGAGGAGTTTGAGAATATGCTCTTGGATAGTAGGACCTCTGTAACAGAAGGCTTTACTAAACCAATTCCGGGGGATTCACCTCTAGAGAAGTGTGATCTTGCGGAAGAGCAAAGTTTAGAAATTCATTATATTGACTTGACACCAAATCCTCCTGAAAGAGGTGCTAATTTGACGATTGATGCGGAGGGGGTATTGTACTCTACTGTGGATGAAGGTTCTTATGTGATGGTAGAGGTACGGCTGGGCTATATTAAATTACTGACCCAAACTTTTGACTTGTGTGAGCAATTGGAAGAAAACGATTTGGGATACGAATGCCCATTGCTTCCTGGAACGTATACTATTAGTGAAACTGTTGAAATCCCTGTACAGGTGCCTCCAGGGAAATATACAGTTCAAGTCAGAGCTTTCACGGGTGATGATCAAGAAGTTGCATGTTTAACGGGTAATGTATTATTCCCTCCAGTGTAA
- the SDH5 gene encoding succinate dehydrogenase assembly factor SDH5 (similar to Ashbya gossypii AER200C) — protein sequence MLSRTLVVRRTLPAAKFVVRNASYSMFRIGTLVNQPRNLTTKSKTETDDVLLRVKVAPIKRVGEDIEKKRARLIYQSRKRGILEADILLSGFAAKHLKVMSIEEINEYDQLLNELDWDIYYWATKNYTVTPLPEKWRNSVVLRKLQEYSENKEKKILKMPDLSEF from the coding sequence ATGTTATCGAGAACTCTAGTCGTTCGACGCACATTACCTGCTGCCAAATTTGTTGTAAGAAATGCAAGCTACTCTATGTTTCGAATTGGTACTCTAGTCAACCAGCCAAGGAATCTGACTactaaatcaaaaactgAGACTGATGATGTGCTTCTTAGGGTAAAGGTGGCTCCAATTAAGAGAGTTggtgaagatattgaaaaaaaacgtGCAAGACTGATTTACCAATCAAGAAAGAGAGGTATTCTAGAAGCAGACATTTTGTTATCTGGATTTGCAGCAAAGCATCTGAAGGTTATGTCCATTGAGGAAATAAATGAATACGATCAACTTTTAAATGAACTTGACTGGGATATTTATTACTGGGCTACTAAGAATTACACTGTCACACCATTACCAGAAAAGTGGAGGAACTCAGTTGTACTAAGAAAGCTGCAAGAATACAGCGAGAAcaaggaaaagaagattttaaagatgCCAGATTTGTCTGAATTTTAg
- the MRP10 gene encoding mitochondrial 37S ribosomal protein mS37 (similar to Ashbya gossypii AER199C) yields the protein MSKKTALYRLPPLPRLKVKKPVIQQEANRCLVLMSNLLQCWSSNGHMSPACVNLASELKACTAENAFGKDQGVRKSTINYHAARLYDRVGGKPHD from the coding sequence ATGTCCAAGAAGACGGCACTCTATCGGTTGCCACCTTTGCCTAGACTTAAGGTTAAGAAGCCCGTGATTCAACAAGAGGCAAATAGATGTTTGGTTTTAATGTCAAACCTGCTACAATGTTGGTCATCGAATGGTCATATGAGTCCAGCATGTGTGAATTTAGCATCAGAATTAAAGGCGTGCACAGCTGAAAATGCATTTGGCAAAGATCAAGGTGTGCGGAAAAGTACTATCAACTATCACGCTGCCAGGTTGTATGACAGGGTTGGTGGAAAGCCTCATGATTAA
- the FAD1 gene encoding FMN adenylyltransferase (similar to Ashbya gossypii AER198W) gives MTHSFLSVAEHCHNITESYLAITSNNPTILETQSVIRLTKCYILDEVLTKWDVQTGEITFSYNGGKDCQVLLIIYLGCLYTFYHRKIVDSPYDDKYHDLPIQRLPAAYIRDSETFESLEDFVDSTVDCYCLSLYESPKDKGLSMAHAFEEYLNLYPSTKAIIIGIRHTDPYADNLMHIQKTDAGWPDFIRIQPILHWKLVNVWSFLLYSGEEICGLYGLGYTSIGSINCTTRNPHLRSERKVAAGNERNQVDNQFKWEIDHAYGKTVATDYVKLSKISPSDLDIILNNDKYSYYPGWYLINDNLERAGRLANLK, from the coding sequence ATGACACATTCATTTCTATCGGTTGCGGAGCATTGTCACAATATCACAGAATCGTATTTGGCTATCACCAGTAATAATCCTACTATATTGGAAACACAAAGCGTTATTCGATTAACTAAATGCTATATATTAGACGAAGTGCTCACAAAATGGGATGTTCAAACTGGAGAGATAACATTTTCCTACAATGGGGGCAAAGACTGTCaagttttattaataatatatctgGGTTGTCTATATACGTTTTATCATAGAAAAATTGTTGATTCTCCATATGATGATAAATACCATGATCTGCCTATCCAAAGGCTCCCTGCCGCCTATATTAGAGACTCTGAAACGTTTGAGTCACTAGAGGACTTTGTTGATTCCACTGTAGATTGTTATTGCCTATCTCTCTATGAATCTCCAAAAGACAAAGGACTTTCAATGGCACATGCCTTTGAAGAATATCTTAATCTATACCCAAGTACCAAGGCTATCATAATAGGAATCAGACATACGGACCCTTATGCTGATAATCTGATGCACATTCAGAAGACAGATGCTGGCTGGCCTGATTTCATTAGAATACAACCTATATTGCACTGGAAGCTTGTTAATGTGTGGAGCTTTCTTCTATATTCTGGAGAAGAAATTTGTGGTTTATATGGTCTAGGTTATACATCGATTGGTAGCATTAATTGTACCACTCGAAATCCACATTTGAGGTCCGAAAGGAAGGTAGCGGCAGGTAATGAGAGGAACCAAGTAGATAACCAATTTAAATGGGAAATTGATCATGCATATGGTAAAACAGTTGCTACTGATTATGTCAAGTTGTCAAAGATATCACCTTCTGACCTTGACATCATTTTGAACAACGATAAATACTCCTACTATCCAGGCTGGTACTTGATTAATGATAACTTAGAACGTGCTGGTCGTTTAGCAAATCTAAAATAA
- the MTF2 gene encoding Mtf2p (similar to Ashbya gossypii AER197W) — MLSNRVRIQTQVCRWVHSTKLCRKQNNPTEVVTFNEGDDVSSVKEQSLFNEVFSQMMKKERKNPARQQSSLLPDILDDMEADDQSNVQIVFEKRRTRDDNDKFKKIMESLNKNTNSVADMRDSARLTTSDIRHYPVSLTPSYFTELGVEDTNTTNNIGSQVPFGRGQTISEGFLSDASTYDNVGLDSKILDEVKNKQLYKITQEKALGPHIQYLIKSIKTDKDLLDQLQSYFKEYKRDVSAERQVKNILNEIEHSCKKSPNKLPKPHSITLPTIVRILFTKEEFNFSSPTKYNLLSMIYHKCKSSKDLSLYLQVCNVDFYNLLLKYTWENFEDIHAMKKLLSEMSVNGVMGDIYTVEIVEKMLETVKYMVENILDEDVSEDVYSIGIQWCNDTANDVESIEKYLQNLKVSI, encoded by the coding sequence ATGCTGAGCAATAGAGTGCGTATACAGACGCAGGTCTGCAGGTGGGTTCATAGTACAAAGTTGTGtcgaaaacaaaataaccCTACTGAAGTTGTTACATTTAATGAAGGTGATGATGTTTCTTCAGTCAAAGAACAGTCATTATTTAATGAGGTGTTTAGCcaaatgatgaagaaagaaCGTAAAAATCCTGCAAGACAACAATCAAGTCTTCTACCAGACATACTCGATGATATGGAGGCTGATGATCAAAGTAATGttcaaattgtttttgagaAGAGAAGAACCAGAGATGATAATGAcaaattcaagaaaatCATGGAAAGcttaaataaaaatacaaattcCGTAGCAGACATGAGAGATTCTGCACGACTTACCACATCGGATATTAGACATTATCCTGTCTCGTTGACACCTAGTTACTTTACTGAACTTGGGGTTGAGGATACAAATACAACGAATAATATTGGATCACAAGTTCCTTTTGGTAGAGGTCAAACTATATCTGAAGGGTTCTTATCGGATGCATCTACGTATGATAATGTAGGGTTGGATTCAAAGATATTAGACGAAGTTAAGAACAAACAGCTTTATAAGATTACGCAGGAAAAGGCCTTGGGACCCCACATCCAATATTTAATTAAAAGTATCAAAACGGACAAGGATTTGTTAGACCAATTACAGTCATACTTCAAAGAATACAAGAGAGATGTATCAGCTGAAAGGCaagtaaaaaatatattaaatgAGATTGAACATAGCTGTAAAAAATCGCCGAACAAATTACCAAAACCACACTCCATAACTTTGCCAACAATCGTTAGAATTCTGTTTActaaagaagaatttaattTCTCAAGCCCCACCAAGTACAACCTACTTTCTATGATTTATCATAAATGCAAAAGTTCCAAAGACTTATCACTTTATCTACAAGTCTGCAATGTAGATTTCTACAACCTGTTACTTAAGTATACCTGGGagaattttgaagatattcATGCCATGAAAAAACTGCTAAGTGAGATGAGTGTGAATGGCGTTATGggagatatatatacagttGAAATCGTGGAAAAAATGCTAGAGACGGTAAAATATATGGTGGAGAATATTCTCGATGAAGATGTTTCCGAAGATGTGTACTCTATTGGCATTCAATGGTGTAACGATACCGCTAATGATGTAGAGAGTATAGAAAAATACCTGCAAAACTTGAAAGTGAGTATTTAG
- a CDS encoding uncharacterized protein (similar to KLTH0C08624g - Lachancea thermotolerans), protein MLNKIAVIGGGAAGIITVDTLARCQDQSWEIVGFEGRAALGGVWSDIPGTRLDDPDIFGRLRTIATEIDGDLSAEQIFHQGSPVVDVRGHVKDINQLLPTSYDQPLKLNKTTMLRDGIFFSNKTGLHTDSRSSVPKGFMEFDPIPRRRTTSGDPVLYTWKEVRENINDYVSKNDIYKYYRMNTSIELIDKMSHNEWVVVAKRTDAAKNIEEWYLETFNAIVICSGYFQVPYIPFYMNKFTQHNPGIHNFNVTFPEVLVHTRDIDQWYHNVLPKLEAKDETHKILIVGSGMSCIDVLPKIAAMQKLNIIISKIPGTSESEQPIEWFNEWLSNNDRITLKSSILNFLNIKGHPAVQFTDGSIVDNISHIIFATGYMPSLPFLARNLASAIKVYVTSDKSTLNLACTGASRVTSLYVHTVSISDPTLGFVFNSQTPIFQSFHLSAQMLAGIWSRYNNLLKLPKVTKNPWSQILPSIEAQLEWARRRLKDTGNNSKFHCYNSVSVPKSSWLAECREFFYDPSIANHMLPTGFEMLIERSLKEIEETFRKVSQSGS, encoded by the coding sequence ATGTTGAACAAGATTGCGGTTATTGGAGGCGGGGCAGCTGGGATCATTACCGTGGATACGCTTGCCAGATGCCAGGATCAGAGTTGGGAGATAGTTGGGTTTGAAGGCAGAGCAGCGTTAGGTGGTGTATGGAGCGATATTCCTGGAACAAGACTAGATGACCCTGATATCTTTGGACGACTGAGAACCATAGCGACGGAAATAGATGGAGATTTATCAGCAGAACAAATATTCCACCAAGGTTCTCCAGTTGTTGATGTGAGGGGTCATGTTAAAGATATTAACCAATTATTACCGACAAGCTATGATCAGCCGTTGAAGTTAAATAAGACAACAATGCTGAGGGATggtattttcttttcgaACAAAACAGGGTTGCATACTGACTCCAGGAGTAGCGTTCCGAAAGGGTTTATGGAGTTTGACCCAATTCCAAGAAGACGTACGACGAGCGGGGATCCAGTATTGTATACATGGAAGGAGGTTCGCGAAAACATAAACGATTATGTGAGCAAGAATGACATTTATAAGTATTACAGAATGAATACTTCTATCGAGCTAATTGATAAAATGTCGCATAATGAATGGGTGGTTGTAGCAAAAAGAACGGATGCTGCCAAAAATATAGAAGAATGGTATTTGGAGACATTTAACGCTATTGTTATTTGTTCCGGTTACTTCCAGGTACCTTATATCCCATTTTACATGAATAAATTTACGCAACACAATCCTGGAATACACAACTTTAATGTAACATTCCCCGAAGTTCTTGTTCACACAAGAGACATCGATCAATGGTACCATAATGTCTTACCCAAACTTGAAGCAAAAGATGAAACGCACAAAATCTTAATCGTAGGTTCAGGTATGAGCTGTATTGACGTGCTTCCCAAAATAGCCGCTATGCAAAAACTGAATATCATTATCTCAAAAATACCAGGAACCTCTGAGTCGGAGCAACCCATCGAATGGTTTAATGAGTGGTTATCAAATAATGATCGCATTACGTTGAAGAGTTCAATCTTAAATTTCCTAAATATTAAAGGACACCCCGCCGTCCAATTCACTGACGGCTCAATTGTAGACAACATCTCTCACATCATATTCGCCACAGGATACATGCCTTCACTTCCATTTCTCGCCCGTAACCTCGCAAGCGCAATTAAGGTCTACGTTACTTCTGACAAGTCTACCCTCAACCTCGCCTGCACAGGTGCATCCAGAGTTACAAGCTTATATGTACACACAGTATCCATATCTGATCCAACGCTTGGCTTCGTATTCAACTCCCAAACCCCAATTTTCCAGTCCTTCCATTTGTCTGCCCAGATGTTAGCTGGAATATGGAGTCGTTACAATAATCTACTGAAATTACCAAAAGTAACAAAAAACCCATGGTCTCAAATACTACCCTCCATCGAAGCTCAACTAGAATGGGCACGCAGAAGACTGAAAGATACAGGAAACAACTCAAAGTTCCATTGTTACAATTCTGTATCAGTCCCAAAAAGTTCATGGCTAGCTGAATGTCGCGAATTTTTTTACGATCCTTCTATTGCCAATCACATGCTTCCGACTGGATTTGAAATGTTAATCGAACGATCACTAAAGGAGATAGAAGAAACCTTTAGAAAAGTGTCTCAATCAGGTAGCTGA
- the NUF2 gene encoding kinetochore-associated Ndc80 complex subunit NUF2 (similar to Ashbya gossypii AEL015W) — protein MSTDNFPLLELEELVTCLQECDFSLATVENVEKPSSQFVITLYKQMIDTFMGISPDSLLNDGKNFREQGDEQDEQDYYDGSMVYMDTLKVLALNKICYKFFQDIGVSDFNVMDLYKPEPFRTRRLLSAVANYARFREEAMLELDGDQHPDGIRYLEQTDGLLKELRVKFDQANVLQSRIQKYRDFQRTDNLTGVEEGNKALESQLKHLNQVQESLTIDYERYKSQKQAFLTDLETLGYELIELESKRDKLQKYSQTDVKELTKSVQESSELLEQKKSQLTQLEQKQRSLHTSLETFQKLTQELFEVLQIVSTDLQDSHIKESNLLDTKHKLLQNDSNLNNLLSSGIMAKISLLKEQLDSHKQKLADLEGATQTKEEENSATLKRLRKQHAEEVLPELRSIEQRFRTEIADTITNYETQMQKLKEEFQKETDTVELEYSLLTSHINKHMETLMEKIN, from the coding sequence ATGAGTACGGATAACTTTCCCTTGTTGGAATTAGAAGAGCTTGTAACATGTTTACAGGAATgtgatttttctttggCAACTGTGGAGAATGTGGAGAAGCCTTCATCGCAGTTTGTTATTACTTTATATAAACAGATGATTGATACATTTATGGGTATATCACCGGATTCTTTGCTTAATGATGGTAAAAATTTCAGGGAGCAGGGGGATGAGCAAGATGAGCAAGATTACTATGATGGTAGTATGGTTTATATGGATACGTTGAAAGTGCTGGCGTTAAATAAGATATGTTATAAGTTTTTTCAGGATATTGGAGTTTCAGATTTCAACGTTATGGATTTGTATAAGCCCGAACCTTTTCGAACAAGGAGGCTACTCTCTGCGGTGGCTAATTATGCTAGGTTTCGTGAAGAGGCTATGCTGGAGTTGGATGGGGATCAACATCCGGATGGGATACGTTATTTGGAACAGACAGATGGTCTTTTGAAAGAACTTAGGGTGAAATTTGATCAAGCCAATGTTCTGCAATCTCGAATTCAAAAGTATAGGGATTTTCAAAGAACTGATAACCTGACGGGTGTTGAGGAAGGAAATAAGGCTTTGGAATCTCAATTAAAGCATCTTAATCAGGTTCAAGAGTCTTTGACTATTGATTACGAACGATATAAGTCTCAAAAACAAGCATTCCTAACAGACTTAGAAACTTTGGGTTATGAACTAATAGAACTAGAATCTAAAAGGGATAAATTGCAAAAATATTCGCAGACGGATGTTAAGGAATTGACAAAAAGCGTACAAGAGTCATCTGAGTTAttagaacaaaaaaaaagtcAACTCACTCAATTAGAGCAGAAACAACGAAGTCTGCATACTTCATTGGAAACCTTCCAAAAATTAACACAGGAGTTATTTGAAGTCCTACAGATTGTATCTACAGATTTGCAAGATTCGCATATTAAAGAGAGCAATCTGTTAGATACAAAGCACAAATTGTTACAGAATGATAGCAACTTAAATAACCTATTGTCCAGTGGAATTATGGCCAAAATATCCCTACTAAAAGAACAATTAGATTCACATAAGCAGAAGCTTGCTGATTTAGAAGGTGCAACTCAAACGAAGGAGGAAGAGAATAGTGCCACGCTGAAAAGGCTCCGAAAGCAGCATGCTGAGGAGGTACTCCCAGAGCTGCGGAGTATTGAGCAGCGTTTTAGAACTGAAATAGCAGATACTATTACTAATTACGAAACTCAAATGCAAAAACTCAAGGAGGAATTTCAAAAGGAGACAGATACGGTTGAATTAGAGTATTCATTATTAACAAGCCATATCAACAAGCATATGGAAACCTTAATGGAAAAGATTAACTAA
- the PRP11 gene encoding spliceosome assembly protein PRP11 (similar to Ashbya gossypii AEL014C): MLTLQDFRRSVRFGTYPQCTIAMDYQNRAGSKKGSGGIASESQQNIHRRKQVEELLRDGEEVPYTFQGDAIEVTEDELKLKRNPYIYKNHSGKLVCKLCNTMHMSWSSVERHLAGKKHGLNLLRRGGSASSGGAGNISKQDKEFRMKVEEARQRIKRNGVIPKCQIVKVRHLETNDIGMAIRVDYSVEGVIVTDEDELPFLRVISGLELPGTDNDDKKYLMVAFEPFENIAIEMPNKEIIMNNATAGLKKSVDELNTRCGFWDRDDRAFYAQIFFKTS, from the coding sequence ATGCTAACACTCCAGGACTTCAGGAGGTCAGTACGATTTGGCACGTATCCACAGTGCACCATAGCTATGGACTATCAAAATAGGGCAGGTTCCAAAAAAGGTTCTGGTGGTATTGCATCAGAATCGCAGCAAAATATACACAGAAGAAAACAGGTTGAAGAGCTGCTACGAGATGGTGAAGAAGTTCCTTATACCTTTCAGGGTGATGCAATTGAAGTAACTGAGGATGAACTTAAGCTGAAAAGGAACCCTTATATTTACAAGAATCATTCAGGCAAATTGGTATGCAAATTGTGCAATACAATGCACATGTCGTGGTCTAGTGTGGAAAGACATCTTGCTGGTAAGAAGCATGGGTTGAACTTATTAAGGCGAGGAGGCTCTGCATCAAGTGGAGGAGCTGGAAATATTTCCAAGCAAGATAAGGAGTTCCGAATGAAGGTAGAGGAAGCTAGACAAAGGATTAAGCGGAATGGGGTGATTCCGAAATGCCAGATTGTAAAAGTTAGACATCTGGAAACAAATGATATAGGTATGGCAATTCGTGTCGATTATAGTGTGGAAGGAGTAATCGTaactgatgaagatgagtTGCCATTCCTAAGGGTAATATCAGGTTTAGAACTACCTGGGAcagataatgatgataaaaaataCCTTATGGTTGCTTTTGAGCCTTTTGAGAATATAGCAATTGAAATGCCCAATAAAGAGATCATCATGAACAATGCTACTGCTGGCCTGAAAAAATCAGTTGACGAGTTAAATACGAGATGCGGCTTTTGGGATAGGGATGATAGAGCTTTTTATGcacaaatattcttcaaaacttcatgA
- the SIR2 gene encoding NAD-dependent histone deacetylase SIR2 (similar to Ashbya gossypii AEL013C) — MTSQTIGIVDGSNRALEACREVEVSKKPRLELDDGNSSNNDENVNDNTGLLEVTKADELDEVVDNYAKRNGNQEVTNEYIPKKPDKPIILTKDSDTGKYVFPPITKEDSLNARYFLKYHGSAQFLDSYLPEDLNSLYVFHLIKLLGFQLKDRELLAAVQKAVVNNVAMGSVSPLGANPMAEKVSPPQLSNTNSTAGESYDDPLEKKHAVRLIKDLQKAMNKVLSTRIRLANFFTLDHFVAKLKTAKKILVLTGAGISTSLGIPDFRSSKGFYSQVTNLGLDDPQDVFNLDIFMENPSVFYTIAEKILPPEHKYSPLHSFIRMIQDEDRLLRNYTQNIDNLESYAGIQKEKIVQCHGSFATASCVTCHLKMPGERIFQQIKDREIPLCAYCYPKRQEQYPTVTDEQASRGEEPQSQSSNSLFHMSRSFGVIKPDITFFGEALPSEFHTNIRQDVLQCDLLICIGTSLKVAPVSEIVNMVPAHVPQVLINRDPVKHAEFDLTLLGLCDDVAALIAQKCDWDIPHEKWQELKKTKFLFDERERGVYYIYDPIKESQKVAAEQQ, encoded by the coding sequence ATGACATCACAGACTATAGGGATAGTAGATGGTAGTAATAGGGCTCTTGAGGCCTGTCGAGAGGTTGAAGTTTCGAAAAAGCCTAGACTGGAATTAGATGATGGTAACAGCAGTAATAATGATGAGAATGTGAATGATAATACAGGACTCTTAGAAGTTACTAAAGCAGATGAGTTagatgaagttgttgataactatgcaaaaagaaatggGAATCAGGAGGTTACAAATGAGTATATTCCTAAGAAGCCGGACAAACCAATTATTTTGACCAAGGATTCTGACACAGGGAAATATGTTTTCCCGCCCATTACCAAGGAGGATTCTCTGAATGCGcgatattttttgaaatatcatGGGTCAGCACAATTTCTTGATTCATATTTGCCCGAGGatttaaattctttatATGTGTTCCATTTGATTAAGCTTCTAGGATTTCAACTTAAAGATAGAGAACTTTTGGCTGCAGTGCAGAAAGCGGTTGTGAACAATGTTGCGATGGGATCGGTATCGCCGTTAGGTGCGAATCCTATGGCGGAGAAGGTTTCTCCCCCGCAGTTGTCGAATACAAATAGTACGGCTGGAGAGTCTTACGACGATCCATTAGAGAAGAAACATGCTGTTCGGTTGATTAAAGACTTGCAAAAGGCGATGAACAAAGTGCTTAGCACACGTATCAGATTGGCCAACTTTTTCACTTTGGATCATTTCGTAGCAAAGTTGAAGACtgcaaagaaaatattagtGTTAACAGGTGCAGGTATCTCGACGTCATTGGGCATTCCTGACTTTAGATCTTCAAAAGGTTTTTACTCCCAAGTGACAAACCTAGGGTTAGATGATCCACAAGATGTGTTCAATTTAGATATTTTTATGGAAAATCCATCAGTATTTTACACAATAGCAGAGAAGATCTTACCACCTGAACACAAGTACTCCCCTCTGCACAGTTTTATTCGGATGATTCAAGATGAGGACAGGTTGTTGCGAAATTATACACAAAATATTGACAACCTAGAGTCATATGCCGGCAtccaaaaggaaaagatCGTACAATGCCATGGTTCGTTTGCTACTGCATCATGTGTCACATGTCATCTGAAAATGCCAGGAGAACGTatctttcaacaaataaaagatAGAGAAATCCCATTGTGTGCTTATTGTTATCCCAAAAGGCAGGAACAGTATCCAACAGTGACAGATGAACAAGCATCTCGTGGAGAAGAACCTCAGTCACAGAGTTCAAATTCTTTATTTCATATGAGCAGGTCTTTTGGAGTGATAAAGCCGGATATAACCTTTTTTGGAGAAGCCTTGCCCTCCGAATTCCACACGAATATTCGTCAGGATGTTTTACAATGTGACTTGTTAATATGCATAGGTACCAGTTTAAAAGTTGCTCCTGTTTCAGAAATTGTCAATATGGTGCCAGCACATGTCCCCCAGGTTTTGATCAATAGAGACCCCGTAAAACACGCCGAATTTGACTTGACCTTGTTGGGCTTATGTGATGACGTTGCAGCTCTAATAGCTCAAAAATGTGACTGGGATATACCCCATGAAAAGTGGCAAGAGCtaaaaaaaaccaaattcTTGTTTGATGAACGAGAAAGAGGtgtttattatatttatgacCCTATAAAAGAAAGTCAAAAAGTAGCCGCCGAGCAACAGTaa
- the RTG1 gene encoding Rtg1p (similar to Ashbya gossypii AEL012C): MTSFPGSLPSSIISNGTATSERSERKRRDNINDRIQELLSMIPEEFFQEYYQKKKDLESEDGTPTGTGGTNIGKNKGTGTRDGKPNKGQILTQAVEYVTYLQNQVDLRNREEVELILKVKDLSKQTGSIVNDVNLENTSAEIALAKIGVGPLAGILEEYYGSTSSTGTSNDKQHERNNNFEYGGYSEYGDIG, from the coding sequence ATGACTTCGTTTCCAGGATCATTACCAAGCTCTATAATATCCAATGGTACGGCTACGTCCGAACGCTCAGAGAGGAAAAGGCGTGACAATATTAATGATAGGATCCAGGAGCTGCTAAGCATGATCCCAGAGGAGTTTTTCCAAGAGTActatcaaaagaagaaagatcTAGAATCTGAAGACGGTACACCAACTGGTACTGGAGGTACAAATATCGGTAAAAACAAAGGAACCGGTACCAGGGACGGAAAGCCTAACAAAGGCCAGATTTTAACGCAAGCTGTAGAATATGTTACGTATCTACAGAATCAGGTCGACTTGAGGAACCGAGAGGAAGTTGAACTTATCTTAAAGGTGAAGGACTTGAGCAAACAAACAGGTAGCATTGTCAACGACGTCAATTTAGAAAACACAAGCGCAGAAATAGCCTTGGCGAAGATAGGCGTAGGGCCTCTGGCAGGTATACTAGAAGAGTATTATGGTTCGACTTCCAGCACAGGAACTAGCAATGATAAGCAGCAtgaaagaaacaacaactttgaATACGGTGGATACTCCGAATACGGAGACATAGGCTAA